TTGCTCGGGTTTTAAACGCATGTTATTTGGCGTTCGCCTCCAGTACAACCCGTGCACGATCGACTATTGTACGCACGGCCTGTTGATACATTTCATTACGGATCACGGCTTCTTCGTTATCCTTAGCCATAATATCCTGTTGATCATTGAAGTAATCACGCCTTATCTCGACTGGCTGCCTATTCATCAACACAGACTTGCCTGAACCTAGCACTTCATATTCCAACCGATAGAACAATTCAAATTCTTCAGCCTTGCCTTTGGCATCCAACGACAATGCCCGCCGGTTAAAATCCTCACCAAATATCCTGATGGTCATGCCGGCTCCTTCTGGCGCACTGGCAAGCTTGCCTGCAGAGGATTTCAATGTACGCGTAAATTGCTCTCGCAACGGCACTGAACCGCCATCCAGATAAACATTCCTCATGCCCGCTGGCAGGTCAAGCGCGCCGCGTAAATGGTAACCGCACGCGCTCAATAACAAGGCCATAATGAAAATGACCGATTTTTTCGTCAATAAATACATCTCTTAAACTACGATATTGACCAGCTTTTTAGGCACAACAATGACCTTTTTGACCGGTTTGTCTTCAATAAAACGCTTAACATTTTCATCAGCCAGCGCCATGGCTTCCATTTCCTCCTTAGAAGCGCTGGTTGAAACGGAAATTTTACTGCGCAATTTACCGTTTACCTGGATCACCAGCTCTAACGAATCCAATTCCAGAGCCGTTACGTCGACTTCAGGCCATGATTCGCTGACAACCGCCTGCTGATGGCCCAAATCCAGCCACAGCTGATGACAGATATGCGGCACTATCGGCGATAACATCAATACAACCGCTTCCAATGCTTCCTGGCGAACCGCTTTGCCATTTTCGGAGTCATCATTGAATCTGGACAGTGCGTTAACCAGCTCCATATTGGCGGCAATGGCTGTATTAAAGGTATAGCGCCTGCCAAGATCATCTGATACTTTTTGAATGGTCTGATGCAACTGGCGACGGATAGCCTGCTGATCTTCGGTCAATGCCTGTTTATCCACTTTTTGGGTCGAGCCGCCGGCATTGATGTGCAGATAAGCCTGTTTCCAGAGCCGTTTAAGGAATCGGAATGCCCCCTCGACACCGCTGTCGGACCATTCCAGAGATTGTTCGGGAGGCGCTGCGAACATAATGAACAAGCGCACCGTATCGGCGCCGTATTGATCAATCAAGGCTTGCGGATCGACTGTGTTGCCTTTGGATTTGGACATTTTACTGCCGTCCTTCAGCACCATGCCTTGCGTCAACAGTTTTTTAAACGGTTCATCACAAACCAGCAGACCTTCATCGCGGAGCAACTTGGTATAAAAACGCGCGTACAACAGATGCAAAATCGCATGTTCGATACCGCCGATATATTGGTCGACCGGCAGCCAGTACCTGGCGTTTTCATCGAGCATGCTGCTGGCGCTGCCGCTGCTGGCAAAGCGGGCAAAATACCATGAGGACTCCATGAACGTATCGAAAGTATCAGTTTCGCGGCGCGCTTCTTTTCCGCAAGCCGGGCAATTCACATGAGAAAATGTCGGATGCGCAACCAATGGCGATTGTGATCCATCCAGCACTACATCACGCGGCAATTCCACTGGCAGATCCTGCTCAGGAACTGGCACCGTACCGCAATCATCGCAGTAGATGACTGGAATCGGCGCTCCCCAATAACGTTGACGAGAGACCCCCCAATCGCGCAGACGGAAATTGGTTTTACGCTGTCCTTTGCCGGCTTTTTCCAGTGTTTCTGCAATCGCAACAAAGGCTTGCTCCGACGTTAAGACGTCGAAATCGCCCGAGTTGCGCAAGACGCCTTTAGCGGTATAAGCTTGCTCTGAGCAATCGTCGGCAATTGCTCCTGCATCGCCTAAAGCGCCTACTTTTGGTGCTCTACCTCCTGCATCCATGCAGTCGTCATTCTCACCATCTTTGGCAAAAATCACCTGTTTGATCGCAATGCCGTATTTTTTGGCAAACTCAAAATCGCGCTGATCATGCGCAGGCACAGACATGACCGCTCCGGTGCCATATCCCATCAGCACGAAGTTGGCAATCCAGACCGGAACCTGCTCGCCGGTTATCGGATGGATGACTTTGATGCCTGAATCCACGCCGCGCTTCTCCATCGTCTCCATGGCCGCTTCGGACGTTTCCATCACTTTGCATTCGTTGATGAATGCCATGAGCTCAGGCTTGTTTTCGGCGGCTTTCTGCGCCAACGGATGCTCGGCCGCAACAGCCAGATAGGTCACGCCCAT
This is a stretch of genomic DNA from Methylobacter sp. YRD-M1. It encodes these proteins:
- a CDS encoding LPS-assembly lipoprotein LptE; the encoded protein is MALLLSACGYHLRGALDLPAGMRNVYLDGGSVPLREQFTRTLKSSAGKLASAPEGAGMTIRIFGEDFNRRALSLDAKGKAEEFELFYRLEYEVLGSGKSVLMNRQPVEIRRDYFNDQQDIMAKDNEEAVIRNEMYQQAVRTIVDRARVVLEANAK
- the leuS gene encoding leucine--tRNA ligase translates to MQENYKPLVIEQEVQKAWEDSGVFNVSESSAQEKYYCLSMFPYPSGKLHMGHVRNYTIGDVISRYQRMLGKNVLQPMGWDAFGLPAENAAMKHGVHPADWTYDNIDYMRDQLKRLGFGYDWSREIATCDPSYYRWEQWFFIKLLEKGLVYKKTAPVNWCPHDMTVLANEQVIDGCCWRCDTPVERKEIAQWFLKITDYADELLQSLETLDGWPEQVKTMQANWIGRSEGVEMDFQVADMEQPLRIYTTRPDTLMGVTYLAVAAEHPLAQKAAENKPELMAFINECKVMETSEAAMETMEKRGVDSGIKVIHPITGEQVPVWIANFVLMGYGTGAVMSVPAHDQRDFEFAKKYGIAIKQVIFAKDGENDDCMDAGGRAPKVGALGDAGAIADDCSEQAYTAKGVLRNSGDFDVLTSEQAFVAIAETLEKAGKGQRKTNFRLRDWGVSRQRYWGAPIPVIYCDDCGTVPVPEQDLPVELPRDVVLDGSQSPLVAHPTFSHVNCPACGKEARRETDTFDTFMESSWYFARFASSGSASSMLDENARYWLPVDQYIGGIEHAILHLLYARFYTKLLRDEGLLVCDEPFKKLLTQGMVLKDGSKMSKSKGNTVDPQALIDQYGADTVRLFIMFAAPPEQSLEWSDSGVEGAFRFLKRLWKQAYLHINAGGSTQKVDKQALTEDQQAIRRQLHQTIQKVSDDLGRRYTFNTAIAANMELVNALSRFNDDSENGKAVRQEALEAVVLMLSPIVPHICHQLWLDLGHQQAVVSESWPEVDVTALELDSLELVIQVNGKLRSKISVSTSASKEEMEAMALADENVKRFIEDKPVKKVIVVPKKLVNIVV